One segment of Fuscovulum ytuae DNA contains the following:
- the lspA gene encoding signal peptidase II: MKTAAITAAVIFVLDQVTKVAIVHGLNLIERGVIDVAPPFLTFRMAWNRGVNFGLLAHDADFMRWVLIAVAIAISLWVWLWVRREEPGRWAQISAGLLVGGALGNVIDRVVYGAVADFLNMSCCGIENPYAFNVADISIFAGAIGLILFTGGSDKTAKGDPGKGKTP, translated from the coding sequence ATGAAGACAGCCGCCATCACCGCCGCCGTCATCTTCGTGCTGGATCAGGTCACGAAGGTGGCCATCGTCCACGGCTTGAACCTGATTGAACGCGGCGTGATCGATGTCGCGCCGCCATTCCTCACCTTTCGTATGGCATGGAATCGGGGCGTCAATTTCGGCCTTCTGGCCCATGACGCCGATTTCATGCGCTGGGTTCTGATCGCGGTCGCCATCGCCATTTCGCTTTGGGTCTGGCTTTGGGTTCGGCGGGAAGAACCGGGGCGCTGGGCACAGATTTCGGCGGGGCTTCTGGTCGGTGGTGCGCTGGGCAACGTGATCGACCGCGTGGTCTATGGCGCCGTGGCCGATTTCCTGAACATGTCTTGCTGTGGCATCGAAAACCCCTATGCCTTTAACGTGGCCGATATTTCGATCTTCGCGGGGGCAATCGGGCTGATCCTTTTTACGGGCGGATCGGACAAGACGGCAAAGGGTGACCCTGGCAAGGGAAAGACCCCGTGA
- a CDS encoding DUF3035 domain-containing protein, whose translation MQATRRFPAIALAMVMALAACGNRDTVPSLMNVRSTTGGPDEFGIIPPKPLEMPEDLAALPDPTPGGANRTDRNPNAEAVAALGGNPSVTQGVNSAHAGLYAYAARYGVTQGIRETLAAEDLEYRRENDGRLLERLFNVNVYYRAYQPQSLDQHAELWRWRQAGVRTPSAPPPQDGEGE comes from the coding sequence ATGCAGGCAACACGGCGTTTCCCCGCCATCGCTCTGGCGATGGTGATGGCGCTTGCGGCATGCGGCAATCGCGACACCGTGCCTTCGCTGATGAATGTCCGCTCCACCACTGGCGGTCCTGACGAATTCGGCATCATCCCGCCCAAGCCGCTGGAAATGCCCGAAGACTTGGCCGCCCTGCCAGACCCCACCCCCGGCGGCGCCAACCGCACCGACCGCAACCCGAACGCCGAGGCTGTCGCAGCATTGGGTGGCAACCCATCGGTCACGCAGGGGGTGAACAGCGCGCATGCAGGCCTTTACGCCTATGCCGCGCGCTATGGCGTGACGCAGGGCATCCGCGAAACGCTGGCCGCCGAAGATCTTGAATACCGTCGCGAAAATGATGGTCGCCTCTTGGAACGCCTGTTCAACGTGAACGTCTATTACCGCGCCTATCAGCCGCAATCGCTGGACCAGCACGCCGAATTGTGGCGCTGGCGTCAGGCGGGCGTGCGCACGCCCTCTGCCCCGCCTCCGCAGGATGGCGAAGGCGAGTAA
- a CDS encoding M16 family metallopeptidase produces the protein MTDFRGLALAAAFLTAAPAMAEQAVTGFTLDNGLEVVVIQDRRAPVVVQMVWYRVGAADEPDGKSGIAHFLEHLMFKGTEKIGPGAFSDIVEAQGGSDNAFTSWDYTAYFQRVASDRLDLMMQIESDRMTGLTIAPDQVDTERSVILEERNQRTDTSPGALLSEQMRAAQYLNHPYGIPIIGWRHEMEGLTRDDALAFYRQHYAPNNAILVVAGDVTPDEVRALAETHYGVIPAAPEIAPRDRVSEPPQLAERRLTMSDPRVSEPYISRSYLAPERDPGDQTKAAALTVLAELLGGSGTTSVLARALQFDQRKAVYTAAFYDGSSVDDTTFGLVVVPTPGTSLQDAEDAMDAAIADFIAKGPDPADLERIKTQIRAADIYSRDDSDGLARLYGEALATGLTLEDVKAWPDILKSVTADDIIAAAKDVLDKRRAVTGWLMREEAAQ, from the coding sequence ATGACCGACTTTCGCGGCCTCGCCCTTGCGGCGGCCTTTCTCACCGCCGCCCCCGCCATGGCGGAACAGGCGGTCACCGGCTTTACACTCGACAACGGGTTAGAGGTGGTGGTGATTCAGGATCGCCGCGCCCCCGTCGTCGTGCAGATGGTCTGGTATCGTGTTGGCGCGGCGGATGAACCTGACGGCAAATCCGGCATCGCGCATTTCCTTGAACATTTGATGTTCAAGGGCACCGAAAAGATCGGCCCCGGTGCCTTCTCGGATATCGTCGAGGCGCAGGGCGGCAGCGACAATGCCTTTACCAGCTGGGATTACACCGCTTATTTCCAGCGCGTTGCGTCAGATCGACTTGATCTGATGATGCAGATCGAATCCGACCGTATGACGGGCCTTACCATCGCGCCCGATCAGGTGGATACAGAACGATCCGTCATCCTCGAAGAACGCAACCAGCGCACCGACACCAGCCCCGGAGCGCTGCTTTCGGAACAAATGCGGGCGGCGCAATACCTCAACCATCCCTATGGCATTCCGATCATCGGCTGGCGGCATGAGATGGAGGGGTTGACCCGCGACGATGCGCTGGCTTTCTACCGCCAGCATTACGCGCCCAACAACGCCATCCTTGTGGTGGCGGGCGACGTTACACCGGATGAGGTGCGCGCCTTGGCCGAAACGCATTACGGCGTGATCCCCGCCGCGCCAGAAATTGCCCCCCGTGACCGGGTGTCCGAACCCCCGCAACTGGCCGAACGCCGCCTGACGATGTCCGACCCGCGCGTGTCAGAACCCTATATATCGCGCAGCTATCTGGCCCCCGAACGCGACCCCGGCGATCAGACAAAAGCCGCCGCTCTTACCGTCCTTGCCGAACTTCTGGGTGGCAGCGGCACCACCTCCGTTCTCGCCCGCGCGTTGCAATTCGATCAGCGAAAGGCGGTTTACACGGCAGCCTTCTATGATGGGTCCAGCGTCGATGACACGACCTTCGGCCTTGTTGTCGTGCCCACCCCCGGCACTTCGCTGCAAGACGCAGAGGACGCGATGGATGCCGCCATCGCCGATTTCATCGCCAAAGGTCCCGATCCTGCCGATCTCGAACGGATAAAGACCCAGATCCGCGCCGCTGATATCTATTCCCGTGATGATTCCGACGGCCTTGCCCGCCTTTATGGTGAGGCATTGGCAACAGGCCTGACGCTGGAAGACGTCAAGGCTTGGCCCGATATCCTGAAATCCGTCACCGCCGATGACATTATCGCCGCCGCAAAGGATGTGCTGGACAAGCGCCGCGCCGTCACGGGTTGGCTTATGCGCGAAGAGGCCGCCCAATGA
- a CDS encoding M16 family metallopeptidase has translation MTRQLRFLTVAIVSLFLALPARAAVDIQTVTSPGGIKAWLIEEPGIPFTALEIRFRGGSSLDPAGKEGAVNLMTALLEEGAADLDAQGFAKARDDLAAQFRFRSDIDSVAVSAKFLTENRDQAVALLRSALKQPRFDSEAVERVRGQVLAGLRADLKDSGAIASRIFRDKAFEDHPYERDSDGTLETVPALTRDDLIAVHAATMARDRLYVAAAGDISAEQLGALLDTLLGDLPATGTPLPGKADLMLTGGITVEPFPGPQSVILFGQGGIQTDDPDYFPALLLNEAMGGSRFSARLMTEVRAKRGLTYGIGTSLVGYDQAEVMMGQTSVANEKVAEAVEVIRDEWRKIAEGGLTEAELDATKTYITGAYPLRFDGNGPLASIMVNMQMMGLPADYPKTRNEKVWAVTMEDVQRVARELYTPDKLRFIIVGEPQGVTATD, from the coding sequence ATGACCCGTCAGCTCCGCTTTCTGACTGTTGCGATTGTGTCCCTTTTCCTTGCCCTGCCCGCACGGGCGGCGGTGGATATCCAGACCGTCACCTCCCCCGGCGGCATCAAGGCCTGGTTGATCGAAGAACCCGGCATCCCGTTCACCGCGCTGGAAATCCGGTTTCGCGGCGGCTCATCCCTTGATCCCGCAGGCAAGGAAGGTGCGGTCAATCTGATGACCGCGCTCCTTGAAGAAGGGGCAGCCGATCTGGACGCCCAAGGCTTTGCCAAGGCGCGCGATGATCTTGCGGCGCAATTCCGCTTTCGGTCGGATATCGACTCGGTTGCCGTGTCTGCCAAGTTTTTGACCGAAAACCGCGATCAGGCCGTGGCTTTGCTGCGCAGCGCCTTGAAACAACCCCGCTTTGATTCCGAGGCAGTAGAGCGCGTGCGCGGGCAGGTGCTTGCGGGCCTTAGGGCTGATCTGAAAGATTCCGGTGCCATCGCAAGTCGCATCTTCCGGGACAAGGCCTTTGAAGACCACCCCTATGAACGTGACAGCGACGGCACGCTGGAAACTGTTCCCGCGCTCACCCGCGATGACCTGATCGCTGTCCATGCCGCGACCATGGCGCGTGATCGTCTCTATGTCGCGGCGGCAGGCGATATCTCTGCTGAACAGCTTGGCGCGCTGCTTGATACCCTCCTTGGCGATTTGCCCGCCACCGGCACGCCTTTGCCCGGCAAGGCCGACCTGATGCTGACGGGTGGCATCACGGTCGAACCGTTCCCCGGCCCGCAATCGGTGATCCTGTTTGGCCAAGGCGGCATTCAGACCGACGATCCGGACTATTTCCCCGCGCTTCTGCTGAACGAGGCGATGGGGGGCAGCCGCTTCTCTGCCCGCCTGATGACCGAGGTCCGCGCCAAGCGTGGCCTAACCTATGGCATCGGCACCTCGCTTGTCGGCTATGATCAGGCCGAGGTGATGATGGGCCAAACCTCCGTCGCCAATGAAAAAGTTGCCGAGGCGGTTGAGGTGATCCGCGACGAATGGCGCAAGATTGCCGAAGGCGGGCTGACTGAGGCAGAGTTGGACGCCACAAAGACCTACATCACCGGCGCCTACCCGCTCCGCTTTGATGGGAATGGACCGCTCGCCTCTATCATGGTGAACATGCAAATGATGGGCTTGCCCGCCGATTACCCCAAGACCCGTAACGAAAAGGTCTGGGCCGTGACGATGGAAGATGTGCAGCGCGTCGCCCGCGAACTCTACACGCCCGACAAACTCCGCTTCATCATCGTTGGCGAACCGCAGGGTGTTACGGCAACGGATTAG
- the mutL gene encoding DNA mismatch repair endonuclease MutL, translating to MNAPSPKISGPQGRPVIRQLDESAVNRIAAGEVVERPASAVKELVENALDAGATRIAVDIADGGKTLIRVTDDGCGMTGDDLPLALSRHATSKIDGSDLLNIHSFGFRGEALPSLGAVGRLTITSRVAGGEASSITVAGGRMGAVKPAALTRGTVVELRDLFFATPARLKFLRSDRAELQAITEVVKRLAMAEPTVGFTLREVTGGGEGRTLFRADPTGGDFFDALHARLAAVLGVDFIENALKIDVEREGMRLTGYAALPTYSRGSSVQQFVFVNGRPVLDRLLLGALRVAYFDFLSRDRHPAAVLTLTCDPERVDVNVHPAKAEVRFREPDAARSLIITGLRTTLSGAGHRASSTVGDATLAAFRPEPTPARVYQMDRPSQPSLSRAFAFQAPMAPPGFAEAPAARADTPPPEPEAAHRPLGAARTQVHENYIIAQTETGMVIVDQHAAHERLVYERLKRQMAETGIAAQALLIPEIVELSPTDATRILDHADQLARLGLAIEPFGGSAVAVRETPAILGTVNAAHLIRDILDELADQGDSLLVQAKIEAVLSRMACHGSVRSGRQMRPEEMNALLREMEATPHSGQCNHGRPTYVELKLADIERLFGRR from the coding sequence ATGAACGCGCCGTCCCCCAAGATATCTGGCCCCCAAGGCCGCCCGGTGATCCGCCAACTTGATGAGTCGGCGGTCAACCGTATCGCGGCTGGCGAGGTTGTCGAACGCCCCGCCTCTGCCGTCAAGGAACTGGTGGAAAATGCGCTGGATGCCGGGGCCACGCGCATTGCGGTGGATATTGCCGACGGTGGCAAGACGCTGATCCGAGTCACCGATGATGGCTGTGGCATGACGGGGGATGATCTGCCGCTGGCGCTTTCGCGCCATGCGACATCCAAGATCGATGGGTCCGATCTTCTGAACATCCACAGCTTCGGTTTCCGGGGCGAGGCGCTTCCATCGCTTGGCGCGGTGGGCCGCCTGACCATCACTTCCCGCGTTGCGGGGGGCGAGGCTTCGTCGATCACCGTCGCAGGCGGGCGCATGGGCGCGGTGAAACCTGCCGCCCTGACGCGCGGCACTGTGGTGGAACTGCGCGACCTGTTCTTCGCCACGCCAGCCCGGTTGAAATTTCTCCGCTCCGACCGGGCTGAACTGCAAGCGATCACAGAGGTGGTCAAACGCCTTGCCATGGCCGAACCGACCGTGGGCTTCACTCTGCGCGAAGTGACGGGCGGGGGCGAAGGCCGCACCCTCTTTCGCGCTGATCCCACGGGGGGCGATTTCTTCGATGCCCTCCATGCCCGCCTTGCCGCCGTGCTCGGCGTGGATTTCATCGAGAACGCGCTGAAGATCGATGTCGAACGCGAAGGGATGCGGCTGACCGGATATGCCGCCCTGCCCACCTATTCGCGCGGGTCATCCGTGCAGCAATTCGTCTTCGTCAATGGCCGCCCGGTGCTGGACCGCCTGCTTCTGGGTGCGCTGCGCGTGGCCTATTTCGATTTCCTCAGCCGCGACCGCCACCCCGCCGCCGTCCTGACGTTGACCTGTGATCCCGAAAGGGTCGATGTGAACGTCCACCCCGCCAAGGCCGAGGTGCGCTTTCGCGAACCCGATGCCGCACGTTCGCTCATCATCACAGGCCTCCGCACGACCTTGTCCGGGGCAGGTCACCGCGCCAGTTCCACCGTTGGCGATGCCACGCTGGCTGCCTTCCGCCCTGAACCAACACCCGCGCGCGTCTACCAGATGGACCGCCCCTCGCAGCCCAGCCTGTCGCGCGCCTTTGCCTTTCAGGCCCCCATGGCGCCCCCCGGCTTTGCCGAGGCCCCGGCCGCTCGCGCCGACACTCCGCCCCCGGAACCTGAGGCGGCGCACCGCCCTCTAGGTGCCGCCCGCACGCAGGTGCATGAAAACTATATCATCGCCCAGACCGAAACCGGCATGGTCATCGTTGACCAGCACGCCGCCCATGAACGTCTGGTCTATGAACGCCTGAAACGCCAGATGGCAGAAACGGGCATCGCCGCGCAGGCCCTGCTTATCCCTGAAATCGTTGAACTTTCCCCCACCGACGCAACCCGCATCCTGGACCATGCCGACCAACTCGCTCGACTTGGCCTTGCCATTGAACCCTTCGGCGGCAGCGCCGTCGCCGTGCGCGAAACGCCGGCCATCCTTGGCACCGTCAACGCGGCCCACCTCATCCGCGATATCCTTGACGAACTTGCCGACCAAGGCGACAGCCTTCTCGTGCAGGCCAAGATCGAGGCCGTCCTGTCCCGCATGGCCTGTCACGGCTCTGTCCGCTCTGGCCGCCAGATGCGCCCCGAGGAAATGAACGCCCTGTTACGAGAGATGGAGGCCACCCCCCATTCCGGCCAGTGCAATCATGGCCGCCCCACCTATGTGGAACTGAAACTCGCGGATATCGAAAGGCTGTTTGGTCGCCGATGA
- a CDS encoding DNA recombination protein RmuC — MITIAGTQYALTDPPILIAGGVALALVLVLLLTLRAAASSARMAQPILRQMEWMTNRVQSLSEGQERLAGGLHHVSEAAAVSQSSMLKLMEQRLADVQRQMTEALHGTSTRTARSLGELQQRLETIDRAQANIEKLSGNVLSLQDILSNKQTRGAFGEIQLHDIVLKALPSDSFTMQATLSNGRRADCLIHLPNPPGPIVIDAKFPLEAYESLRRADNAAQLAEAQRNLRTAVRAHIKAITEKYILEGETADGALMFLPSEAVYAELHANFPDVVREGFAAKVWIVSPTTCMATLNTMRAVLKDARMREQAGAIRKELALLYADVERLGTRVENLDRHFGQAQRDVEEIKISTEKATKRARRLDNFDFEELGTPGTPLIGPQAAE; from the coding sequence ATGATCACGATTGCCGGAACCCAATATGCCCTGACCGACCCGCCCATCCTGATCGCAGGCGGCGTCGCGCTCGCGCTCGTCCTTGTCCTCCTCCTCACCCTGCGTGCGGCAGCCTCCTCTGCCCGCATGGCACAGCCCATCCTGCGGCAGATGGAATGGATGACGAACCGCGTGCAATCCCTCTCCGAAGGGCAGGAACGGCTGGCGGGCGGCCTGCATCACGTGTCCGAGGCGGCGGCGGTCAGCCAATCCTCCATGCTCAAACTGATGGAACAACGCCTCGCCGATGTGCAGCGCCAGATGACCGAGGCGCTGCATGGCACCTCCACCCGCACCGCGCGCAGCTTGGGCGAACTGCAACAACGCCTTGAAACCATCGACCGCGCACAGGCGAATATCGAAAAACTGTCAGGCAACGTCCTGTCCCTTCAGGACATTCTGTCGAATAAACAGACACGCGGCGCCTTTGGCGAGATTCAGCTGCATGACATCGTTCTCAAGGCCCTTCCGTCTGACAGCTTCACCATGCAGGCCACGCTGTCCAATGGCCGCCGCGCCGATTGTCTGATCCACCTACCCAACCCGCCCGGCCCGATCGTCATCGACGCCAAATTTCCGCTCGAGGCCTATGAATCCCTCCGCCGCGCCGATAACGCCGCGCAATTGGCCGAGGCGCAACGGAATCTGCGCACCGCCGTCCGCGCCCATATCAAGGCGATCACCGAAAAATACATCCTCGAAGGGGAAACGGCGGATGGCGCGCTGATGTTCCTGCCGTCCGAGGCGGTTTATGCCGAGTTGCACGCCAACTTCCCCGACGTCGTGCGCGAAGGCTTCGCCGCCAAGGTCTGGATCGTCTCTCCCACCACCTGCATGGCCACGCTCAACACCATGCGCGCTGTGCTGAAAGATGCGCGGATGCGCGAACAGGCAGGCGCGATCCGCAAGGAACTGGCGTTGCTATACGCCGATGTGGAACGGCTCGGCACGCGGGTCGAAAACCTCGACCGCCATTTCGGGCAGGCGCAGCGCGATGTGGAGGAAATCAAGATTTCCACCGAAAAGGCTACGAAACGCGCGCGTCGTTTGGACAATTTTGATTTCGAGGAATTGGGCACCCCCGGCACGCCCCTGATCGGCCCGCAGGCCGCGGAATGA
- a CDS encoding HutD family protein codes for MRHLSQADYTRQPWKNGKGVTVELTRAERDGAILYRLSMATVAEDGPFSLFPGIDRNLTVISGPGFRLSGDGIALDCQPFVPVAFPGDVAVVASGTAAGPSEDFNVMTSRNLPRPDVRLLREGQGAASGGRLALFALDALTVAGRTLAQHDLILTDAPLPPISGGPALLVRLHGVSD; via the coding sequence ATGAGGCATCTGTCACAGGCTGACTATACCCGCCAGCCGTGGAAGAACGGCAAGGGCGTCACGGTGGAACTGACCCGTGCCGAACGGGATGGAGCGATCCTTTACCGTCTTTCCATGGCGACAGTGGCCGAAGATGGCCCCTTCTCCCTCTTCCCCGGCATAGACCGGAACTTGACGGTGATCTCTGGCCCCGGTTTCCGGCTGTCGGGGGATGGCATCGCGCTGGACTGCCAGCCCTTTGTGCCCGTGGCCTTTCCGGGCGATGTGGCGGTGGTCGCCTCTGGCACGGCGGCAGGCCCGTCCGAAGATTTCAACGTCATGACCTCCCGCAACCTGCCCCGCCCCGACGTACGGTTGCTGCGAGAAGGGCAGGGCGCAGCTTCGGGTGGGCGGCTTGCTCTCTTCGCCCTTGATGCGCTTACAGTCGCGGGTCGGACCCTCGCGCAGCATGACCTGATCTTGACCGATGCGCCGCTGCCTCCAATCTCAGGCGGACCCGCGCTTCTGGTTCGCCTTCATGGCGTGTCGGATTGA
- a CDS encoding type II toxin-antitoxin system RelE/ParE family toxin, whose amino-acid sequence MKQRFLISARNDLAALREHYSRTLPPGLRHGQRHLSDALRRLAENPEAGIALPSPHGVRALMLPIIPFVLLYRIRGTRIELLRLCRLGQSDTP is encoded by the coding sequence ATGAAACAGCGCTTCCTGATTTCCGCCCGGAACGATCTGGCAGCGCTGCGCGAACATTACAGCCGCACCTTGCCGCCCGGTCTGCGGCATGGGCAGCGCCATCTGTCGGACGCCCTACGCCGTCTGGCCGAGAACCCGGAAGCGGGGATCGCCCTGCCTTCGCCGCATGGGGTGCGTGCCTTGATGCTGCCGATCATTCCCTTTGTGCTGCTTTATCGCATTCGCGGCACGCGGATCGAATTGTTGCGGCTGTGCCGTCTGGGTCAATCCGACACGCCATGA
- a CDS encoding ChrR family anti-sigma-E factor, protein MSIKHHLTDQLLMAYAAGELPEAFNLVAATHVSLCDECRARLASFEAVGGAMLESEDVAAMSDDSLAACMDRISGLSQATARRPLKRAGIFPAPLADYVGGGVGKVKWRSLGMGVRQAILPTGKDASARLLYIPGGQAVPDHGHRGLELTLVLQGAFRDETDRFGPGDIEIADEAMQHTPVAEDGEVCICLAATDAPLKFNAIIPRLAQPFLRI, encoded by the coding sequence ATGAGCATCAAGCACCATCTTACGGACCAGTTGTTAATGGCCTATGCGGCAGGTGAACTGCCCGAGGCGTTCAATCTGGTTGCGGCGACCCATGTGTCCCTGTGCGACGAATGCCGCGCCCGGCTTGCCTCGTTCGAGGCGGTGGGCGGCGCGATGCTGGAAAGCGAAGACGTAGCGGCGATGTCGGATGACAGCCTTGCCGCCTGCATGGACCGGATCAGTGGGCTGTCGCAGGCCACCGCACGCCGCCCGTTGAAGCGGGCGGGCATCTTCCCGGCGCCCCTGGCGGATTACGTTGGCGGTGGCGTTGGCAAGGTGAAATGGCGCAGCCTTGGCATGGGCGTACGGCAGGCGATCCTGCCGACGGGCAAGGATGCATCTGCGCGGCTGCTGTACATTCCCGGCGGTCAGGCGGTCCCTGATCACGGGCATCGCGGGCTGGAACTGACGCTTGTGTTGCAGGGGGCCTTCCGTGACGAGACGGATCGTTTCGGCCCCGGCGATATCGAAATCGCGGATGAGGCGATGCAGCACACGCCCGTGGCGGAGGATGGCGAAGTTTGCATCTGCCTTGCGGCGACGGATGCACCGCTGAAGTTTAACGCGATTATCCCGCGGCTTGCCCAGCCTTTCCTGCGCATCTGA
- a CDS encoding sigma-70 family RNA polymerase sigma factor has product MMFDARQAEKTDAPSSAQQYAALEQRVSVRKEGPAVQTDQVETDWAALVLRVRDHQDKAAFAALFRHFAPRVKAFLMKSGADATTAEECAQDVMATLWQKAHLFDPSRASVATWVFTIARNRRIDALRKARRPEPEELPWGPEPEPDQAEVLEAQQDTERLGTALAQLPEKQRALIERAFYGDLSHSEIAAETGLPLGTIKSRIRLALERLRQQMS; this is encoded by the coding sequence ATGATGTTCGATGCCCGTCAGGCCGAAAAAACGGATGCGCCATCGTCCGCGCAGCAATATGCTGCGCTGGAACAGAGGGTTAGTGTCCGGAAGGAAGGCCCTGCCGTGCAGACGGATCAGGTGGAAACGGATTGGGCAGCGCTGGTGTTGCGTGTGCGCGATCATCAGGACAAGGCGGCGTTTGCAGCGCTGTTTCGGCATTTCGCCCCACGGGTGAAGGCCTTTCTGATGAAATCGGGCGCCGATGCAACGACGGCTGAGGAATGTGCGCAGGATGTCATGGCAACGCTGTGGCAGAAGGCACACCTGTTTGATCCGTCGCGGGCCTCGGTGGCGACTTGGGTCTTCACCATTGCCCGCAACCGACGAATCGACGCGCTGCGCAAGGCGCGGCGGCCGGAACCGGAAGAATTGCCTTGGGGGCCAGAGCCTGAACCCGATCAGGCCGAGGTACTTGAGGCGCAGCAGGATACTGAACGGTTGGGAACAGCGCTGGCCCAACTGCCCGAGAAACAGCGCGCGTTGATCGAACGGGCCTTTTATGGCGATCTTTCGCATAGCGAGATTGCCGCAGAGACGGGCCTTCCTTTGGGAACGATCAAGTCGCGCATTAGATTGGCGCTGGAGCGATTGCGCCAGCAAATGAGTTGA
- a CDS encoding NAD(P)/FAD-dependent oxidoreductase yields the protein MPFETLGSVPRRIAVIGGGISGMAAAHLLADENSVVLFEAETRLGGHARTVIAGKRGDQPVDTGFIVFNKVNYPNLLGLFDRLDVPYVESNMSFGASLDGGRVEYGLASFDTIFAQRKNLVSPRFLGMLTDILRFNKNAPQVVRPDMTIRDLLETLGTGDWFRDYYITPFSGAIWSTPTMGILDFPAHALVRFFENHALMGYEGQHQWYTVKGGSIEYVRRLQASLTSRGVDLRLGAAVAGVQREGGGVLIRPYGGEWEMFDDVVFATHSDITLSLLADATPAERAALSAVRYQPNQAILHRDPSVMPKNRKCWSSWAYVEPKGGARGKIDLTYWMNSLQPIPQDDPIFVTLNSNGGIDEKLIDDVVTFDHPVYDLAALDAQGKIRAMNGTLNTWFAGAWMRSGFHEDGFASAVDVVEAMRSRARERQLAA from the coding sequence ATGCCGTTTGAAACACTTGGTTCCGTCCCTCGCCGCATCGCCGTTATCGGGGGGGGCATTTCCGGCATGGCTGCGGCCCATCTTCTTGCTGATGAGAATTCCGTCGTCTTGTTCGAGGCAGAGACCCGCCTTGGCGGCCATGCCCGCACCGTGATCGCGGGCAAGCGCGGGGATCAGCCTGTCGATACCGGTTTTATCGTTTTCAACAAGGTGAACTATCCCAACCTTCTGGGTCTCTTCGACCGGCTGGATGTGCCTTACGTCGAAAGCAACATGTCCTTCGGTGCCTCGCTTGACGGGGGCCGCGTCGAATATGGCCTTGCCTCCTTCGACACGATCTTTGCGCAACGGAAAAACCTTGTCTCGCCGCGCTTCCTTGGGATGCTGACCGATATCCTGCGCTTCAACAAGAACGCGCCTCAGGTCGTTCGCCCCGACATGACGATCCGTGATCTTTTGGAAACTCTCGGCACGGGTGACTGGTTCCGCGATTACTACATCACCCCCTTCTCCGGGGCGATCTGGTCCACCCCCACCATGGGCATCCTCGATTTCCCGGCCCATGCCCTCGTGCGGTTCTTCGAAAATCACGCGCTGATGGGCTATGAAGGCCAGCATCAGTGGTACACTGTCAAAGGTGGCTCCATCGAATATGTCCGTCGCCTGCAGGCCTCGCTTACCTCGCGTGGCGTCGACCTGCGCCTTGGCGCTGCGGTTGCCGGGGTGCAGCGTGAAGGCGGCGGCGTCCTGATCCGTCCCTATGGCGGCGAATGGGAAATGTTCGATGACGTGGTCTTTGCCACGCATTCCGACATCACCCTGTCCCTTCTGGCCGATGCGACGCCCGCCGAGCGCGCGGCGCTCTCTGCGGTGCGCTATCAGCCCAATCAGGCGATTCTGCACCGCGACCCGTCGGTCATGCCGAAGAATCGCAAATGCTGGTCCTCATGGGCCTATGTCGAACCGAAGGGCGGCGCGCGCGGCAAGATCGACCTGACCTATTGGATGAACTCGCTCCAGCCCATCCCGCAGGATGACCCGATCTTTGTGACCCTCAACTCCAATGGCGGGATCGATGAAAAGCTGATCGATGATGTCGTCACCTTCGATCATCCGGTCTATGATCTGGCCGCACTGGATGCACAGGGCAAAATCCGCGCGATGAATGGCACGCTGAACACATGGTTTGCTGGGGCCTGGATGCGGTCGGGCTTCCACGAGGATGGCTTCGCCTCCGCCGTGGATGTGGTTGAGGCGATGCGCTCTCGCGCCCGCGAAAGGCAGCTTGCCGCATGA